One window from the genome of Mucilaginibacter ginsenosidivorans encodes:
- a CDS encoding SRPBCC family protein: MKTYPLRFETFLPTTIDNAWDFFTSPLNLVKITPPEMNFIVTSDFKPDDKVYAGMIITYKVSPLFGIKLNWMTEITQVKEKQYFIDEQRFGPFALWHHQHHFKEAKGGVMMTDILNYAIPYGPIGRLANSLIVAKQVNEIFAYRERVIGEMFGSK; the protein is encoded by the coding sequence GTGAAAACTTACCCGCTCCGATTCGAGACTTTCCTGCCCACGACCATTGACAACGCCTGGGACTTTTTTACCTCGCCATTGAACCTGGTGAAGATCACCCCGCCCGAGATGAACTTTATTGTCACGTCGGACTTTAAGCCCGATGATAAAGTGTACGCAGGGATGATCATTACGTATAAGGTTTCGCCTCTCTTCGGCATTAAACTAAACTGGATGACCGAAATAACCCAGGTAAAGGAAAAACAATATTTTATCGACGAACAGCGTTTCGGCCCATTCGCGCTGTGGCATCACCAGCATCATTTTAAGGAAGCAAAAGGCGGTGTTATGATGACAGACATTTTAAATTATGCCATCCCCTACGGCCCCATTGGCAGGCTGGCCAACAGCCTTATAGTTGCCAAACAAGTAAATGAAATATTTGCTTACCGGGAGAGGGTGATAGGGGAAATGTTTGGTAGTAAGTGA
- a CDS encoding tetratricopeptide repeat protein, translating into MRQTIRLNKIFIKAALFALLMMPLFCFAQTADSFLQSGNQKANNKDYRGAIADFTRAIEINPNLSKAYFYRANAYGNIKDDESAIKDYTKTIELDPKNTNAWFYRADSYNSIKDYKKAIADFDKAISMNSRNADMYHYRANAKSNIGDYEGAIADFTTAIKLTPHNPELYEYRGVTKSNLNDFKGAIADYDIAVRMDPHNSDLIYYRGNAKGSLGDNKGAIADYTAALALNPNNAEAFFYRGNSESNLGDYKAAIADYKRAIELKPKIRNGYKYLATALGNSKDEKGALEYFGDQIKRDSTNAELYLYDGIVRSNLDDKKGALADFDKSIKLDPNSTDAFQNRSDARTGSKLYAAAKEDAEESIKLDGSNSYGYISLGRAKVGLKDTTGALADLNTAIRIAPRNDYAYAIRGDIELIQEKYDIALKDYDKAIELGPGTADYYLKRIGARIKTGDRKGVVQDYQKIISITTDNEGLYKRLGKTLIDARFYAEGFAVYNALVKDYPKNANYYLGRGIARQGLNNTTEAIADYDMAIQLDPKLTEAYDNRGNAKLSRNDIDGALKDINKAISIKEDDDQAYFYRANIRILQKNYQGAVDDYNSCLYISLDNTKVYRYRAFAESFLPDGAERMKADFDEALRLEPNNEETYYLRGLAKINQKDQTSCADFSKAAQLGSKDGQAALRKYCGK; encoded by the coding sequence ATGCGGCAGACCATACGGTTAAATAAGATATTTATAAAAGCGGCGCTGTTCGCGCTGTTGATGATGCCGTTATTCTGTTTCGCGCAAACCGCCGACAGCTTTTTGCAAAGCGGCAATCAAAAAGCCAATAACAAGGATTACAGGGGCGCCATAGCCGATTTTACGAGGGCGATAGAGATTAACCCTAACCTGTCAAAAGCCTATTTTTACCGGGCAAATGCATACGGAAATATCAAGGACGATGAATCGGCCATAAAGGATTATACCAAAACCATCGAGCTTGACCCAAAGAATACCAACGCATGGTTTTACCGGGCCGATTCCTACAACAGCATTAAAGACTACAAAAAGGCAATAGCCGACTTCGATAAGGCCATCTCCATGAATTCGCGCAATGCCGATATGTACCATTACCGCGCCAATGCAAAATCAAACATAGGGGATTATGAAGGAGCCATTGCCGATTTTACAACGGCGATAAAGCTGACACCCCACAACCCGGAGCTTTATGAATACCGGGGCGTTACCAAAAGTAACCTGAACGATTTTAAAGGCGCCATAGCCGATTACGATATAGCAGTGCGGATGGATCCGCACAATTCCGACCTGATCTACTATCGCGGGAATGCCAAAGGAAGCCTGGGTGATAACAAAGGCGCCATAGCCGACTATACCGCGGCGCTGGCCCTCAATCCCAATAATGCTGAGGCCTTTTTTTACCGTGGCAACAGCGAAAGCAACTTAGGCGATTACAAGGCCGCTATTGCAGACTACAAGCGGGCCATCGAACTAAAGCCGAAAATACGGAACGGCTATAAGTACCTGGCTACGGCGCTCGGTAACAGCAAGGACGAAAAAGGTGCGCTGGAATATTTTGGCGACCAGATAAAACGTGACAGTACCAATGCCGAGCTTTACCTGTACGATGGTATCGTGCGCAGCAATCTCGATGATAAAAAGGGGGCACTCGCAGATTTTGATAAATCGATAAAACTTGATCCTAACAGCACCGATGCTTTTCAAAACAGGTCGGATGCCCGTACCGGCAGCAAGCTCTATGCCGCTGCAAAAGAGGATGCCGAAGAGTCGATCAAACTGGACGGCAGTAATAGTTATGGCTACATTTCCCTCGGCCGGGCCAAAGTGGGACTGAAAGATACCACTGGCGCCCTTGCCGATCTAAACACAGCTATCCGCATAGCGCCGCGGAATGATTATGCCTACGCTATTCGCGGAGATATTGAATTGATACAGGAAAAATACGATATAGCCCTGAAGGATTATGACAAAGCCATAGAGCTGGGTCCCGGCACTGCTGATTATTACTTAAAACGCATTGGCGCCCGGATAAAAACAGGCGATCGCAAAGGCGTAGTGCAAGACTACCAGAAGATAATCAGCATAACTACGGACAACGAGGGGTTATATAAAAGGTTAGGTAAGACTTTGATCGATGCCCGTTTTTACGCCGAAGGCTTCGCGGTTTATAACGCGTTGGTAAAAGATTATCCAAAGAATGCCAATTACTACCTTGGTCGTGGTATAGCGCGGCAGGGTTTGAATAATACTACCGAAGCCATTGCGGATTATGATATGGCCATCCAACTGGATCCGAAGCTAACCGAGGCCTATGATAACCGGGGTAATGCCAAACTGAGCCGGAATGATATTGATGGCGCACTGAAGGATATCAACAAAGCGATCTCGATAAAAGAGGACGACGACCAGGCGTATTTTTACCGCGCTAACATCCGCATCCTTCAAAAGAACTACCAGGGAGCGGTGGACGATTATAACAGTTGTCTTTACATCAGCCTGGATAATACTAAGGTGTACCGCTACCGCGCCTTTGCCGAAAGCTTTTTGCCCGATGGCGCCGAACGCATGAAGGCTGACTTTGATGAGGCTTTAAGACTGGAACCCAATAACGAAGAAACGTATTACCTGCGCGGCCTGGCCAAGATCAACCAAAAGGACCAAACCTCCTGCGCCGATTTCAGCAAAGCGGCTCAATTAGGATCAAAGGATGGGCAGGCGGCGCTGAGGAAGTATTGCGGGAAATGA
- the ettA gene encoding energy-dependent translational throttle protein EttA yields MADEKIIFSMAGVSKIYPPQKQVLKNIYLSFFYGAKIGVIGLNGSGKSSLLKIIAGMDKSFQGEVVFSPGFTVGMLEQEPTLDPDKTVKEVVEEGVAEITAILKEYEEINEKFGLEEVYSDPDAMDKLMARQGELQDKIDAVNAWELDTKLERAMDALRCPEPDTKISVLSGGERRRVAMCRLLLQEPDVLLLDEPTNHLDAESIDWLEQHLKQYKGTVIAVTHDRYFLDNVAGWILELDRGEGIPWKGNYSSWLDQKAKRLAQEEKTESKRQKTLERELEWVRMAPKARQAKGKARLSNYEKLASEETKEREDKLELFIPPGPRLGNVVIEANGVTKAYGDKVLFENLSFSLPPAGIVGIIGPNGAGKTTLFRLITGQEKPDAGTFRVGETVALGYVDQMHDDLDPNKSVWENITGGLENIMVGHKALNSRAYVSKFNFNGADQQKKVGILSGGERNRVHLAITLTKGSNVLLLDEPTNDIDVNTLRSLEEALENFGGCAVIISHDRWFLDRVCTHILAFEGNSQVYFFEGDYTAYEENRKKRLGDITPHRLKYKKLVG; encoded by the coding sequence ATGGCTGACGAAAAAATAATTTTCTCAATGGCCGGAGTGAGTAAGATATACCCTCCGCAGAAACAAGTTTTAAAAAATATATACCTGTCCTTCTTTTACGGGGCCAAGATCGGTGTTATCGGTCTTAACGGCTCGGGTAAATCGTCCCTGCTGAAGATCATTGCAGGGATGGATAAATCTTTCCAGGGCGAGGTGGTTTTTTCGCCGGGCTTTACCGTTGGTATGCTGGAGCAGGAACCGACGCTTGATCCTGATAAAACTGTAAAGGAAGTGGTGGAAGAAGGCGTTGCAGAAATAACCGCCATATTAAAGGAATATGAAGAAATAAATGAAAAGTTTGGCCTGGAGGAAGTTTACAGCGACCCCGATGCCATGGATAAACTGATGGCGCGGCAGGGCGAACTGCAGGATAAAATAGATGCGGTGAACGCCTGGGAACTGGATACGAAGCTTGAACGTGCCATGGACGCATTGCGCTGCCCCGAACCGGATACCAAAATATCGGTTCTTTCCGGCGGTGAACGACGCCGCGTGGCCATGTGCCGCCTGCTTTTGCAGGAACCGGATGTGCTTTTACTGGACGAACCGACCAACCACTTAGATGCCGAGTCCATCGACTGGCTGGAGCAGCACCTGAAACAATATAAAGGAACCGTAATTGCCGTTACGCACGACCGTTACTTCCTGGATAACGTGGCAGGCTGGATTTTGGAGCTTGACCGTGGGGAAGGTATTCCATGGAAAGGCAATTACTCCTCGTGGCTCGATCAGAAAGCAAAACGCCTGGCACAGGAAGAAAAGACCGAGAGCAAGCGCCAGAAAACGCTGGAACGCGAGCTGGAATGGGTGCGCATGGCTCCCAAAGCGCGGCAGGCCAAGGGCAAGGCGCGTTTATCCAATTATGAAAAACTGGCATCGGAAGAAACGAAGGAGCGCGAAGATAAACTGGAGCTTTTCATTCCGCCGGGCCCGCGTTTGGGGAACGTAGTTATCGAAGCCAATGGCGTAACCAAAGCCTACGGCGACAAGGTACTATTCGAAAACCTGAGCTTTTCGCTGCCTCCAGCCGGTATCGTGGGTATCATCGGTCCGAACGGCGCGGGTAAAACCACCCTCTTCCGCCTGATAACCGGGCAGGAAAAACCTGATGCGGGCACTTTCCGCGTAGGCGAAACGGTGGCTTTAGGTTATGTGGACCAGATGCACGACGACCTTGATCCCAATAAATCTGTTTGGGAAAACATAACCGGCGGCCTGGAAAACATTATGGTCGGTCACAAGGCGTTAAATTCAAGGGCCTACGTTTCCAAATTCAACTTTAATGGTGCCGACCAGCAAAAGAAAGTGGGCATACTATCGGGAGGTGAACGCAACCGTGTACACCTGGCCATCACGCTTACCAAAGGCTCCAACGTGCTGCTGCTCGACGAACCGACCAACGATATCGATGTAAATACGCTGCGCTCGCTGGAAGAAGCGCTGGAAAACTTCGGCGGCTGCGCGGTTATCATCAGTCACGACCGCTGGTTCCTCGACCGTGTTTGTACACATATCCTGGCATTTGAAGGCAATTCGCAGGTCTACTTTTTTGAAGGCGACTATACCGCCTACGAGGAGAACCGCAAGAAGCGTTTGGGCGATATTACACCGCACAGGTTGAAGTATAAGAAATTGGTGGGATAA
- a CDS encoding ribonuclease H-like YkuK family protein: MTWRKFSGEIIHSPILEEVEKAIERESLLGNKLKVCIGTDSQVKGNVTDFATVIVFLREKRGGFMYIHQERTGQKMSIKERMLTEVQKSIDIAYKLCDLLDLYDVDLEVHADINTNPMFKSNQALHEAMGYILSMGFVFKAKPEAFASSYCANKIVQ; this comes from the coding sequence ATGACCTGGAGAAAATTTAGCGGCGAGATCATTCATTCGCCCATCCTCGAAGAAGTAGAAAAAGCCATCGAAAGAGAGAGTTTACTGGGAAACAAGCTGAAGGTTTGCATCGGTACCGATTCGCAGGTGAAAGGCAATGTGACTGATTTTGCCACGGTGATCGTCTTCCTGCGCGAAAAGCGCGGCGGCTTTATGTACATCCACCAGGAACGGACAGGGCAAAAGATGAGCATAAAGGAGCGTATGCTTACCGAAGTGCAAAAGTCCATCGATATTGCCTACAAGCTTTGCGATTTACTCGACCTGTACGATGTCGACCTGGAAGTACATGCCGACATTAATACCAACCCGATGTTCAAATCGAACCAGGCTTTGCACGAAGCGATGGGTTACATACTGAGCATGGGATTTGTTTTCAAAGCTAAGCCCGAAGCCTTTGCCAGTTCGTATTGCGCCAATAAAATAGTGCAATAA
- a CDS encoding acyltransferase family protein — MSQREQQNYIPALTGVRALAAYLVFISHYEYTFDQNFPHFIQRFFLEFHIGVTIFFVLSGFLIAFRYYDNFHLTKEWFKQYLKNRVARIYPMYFLITAGAFVVYYFTRDPSVVNGFPSAIGLFFMHITFVRGFFHQLNFTGVAQGWSLTVEECFYFSAPIAFYILHRYRKYFLQILALTGFGFLMVLIFRNVNWYGFFGNFTFMMLYTFFGRCFEFFVGIKLALMIRKKGFHRTNKLKFTYIGFFLIFFCVWLMSLLPIPKGWSAGLHNPLGIIINNYLLAVSIATFFYGLITETTVMKKVLANPFVELLGKSSYIFYLIHLGYMYVFIYNGINWLNDYTFDLYDKWGLDWHSPFQYDNLNILYAFVLLNAVSIFLFKFIEEPLNHFIRKSDFLVKAKPKQ; from the coding sequence TTGTCACAACGAGAGCAGCAGAATTACATCCCCGCGCTTACAGGCGTACGTGCATTAGCGGCTTACCTGGTATTCATTTCGCACTACGAATATACTTTCGACCAAAACTTTCCGCATTTTATCCAGCGCTTTTTTCTCGAGTTCCACATCGGTGTAACCATCTTTTTCGTGTTATCTGGTTTTTTGATCGCTTTCCGGTATTACGATAATTTCCACCTTACCAAAGAGTGGTTCAAACAATACCTCAAAAATCGTGTGGCGCGTATTTACCCCATGTATTTTCTCATCACCGCCGGGGCCTTTGTCGTGTACTATTTCACACGCGACCCATCGGTGGTCAATGGTTTCCCAAGCGCGATAGGGTTATTTTTTATGCATATCACCTTCGTCCGCGGTTTTTTTCACCAGCTCAATTTTACGGGCGTGGCGCAAGGTTGGTCGCTAACGGTCGAGGAGTGCTTTTACTTTTCGGCGCCCATCGCATTTTATATCCTGCACCGCTACCGCAAATATTTTTTGCAGATACTGGCCCTCACAGGCTTCGGCTTCCTGATGGTGCTCATCTTTCGCAATGTCAACTGGTATGGCTTCTTTGGTAATTTCACCTTTATGATGCTGTATACTTTTTTCGGGCGCTGTTTCGAATTTTTTGTCGGTATCAAACTGGCGCTGATGATCCGCAAAAAAGGTTTCCACCGCACCAACAAGCTTAAATTCACTTACATCGGTTTCTTCCTCATCTTTTTCTGCGTATGGCTCATGTCGCTGCTGCCAATACCAAAAGGCTGGTCGGCAGGGCTGCACAACCCGCTGGGTATCATCATTAACAATTACCTGCTGGCTGTGTCTATCGCCACGTTCTTTTACGGGCTGATCACCGAAACTACCGTAATGAAAAAGGTACTGGCTAATCCTTTTGTCGAACTGCTGGGTAAAAGTTCGTACATATTTTACCTTATCCACCTCGGTTACATGTATGTGTTCATTTATAATGGCATCAATTGGCTCAACGACTATACTTTTGATCTGTACGATAAATGGGGACTGGATTGGCACTCGCCCTTCCAGTATGATAACCTGAATATTTTGTATGCTTTCGTGTTATTGAACGCGGTGTCCATATTTTTATTTAAATTTATTGAGGAACCTTTAAATCATTTTATACGTAAATCGGATTTCCTGGTAAAAGCCAAACCAAAACAATAA
- the tnpA gene encoding IS200/IS605 family transposase: MSNTYTQIHIQCVMAVKYRQALIQPEWKDQLQKYITGIVQNHGHKVIAIDNMPDHLHLFFGFRPNQSLSDLMRIVKGESSEWINLQRFTPTVFRWQEGYGAFSYSRSHVQRVTNYVMKQGEHHKKHTFLEEYRQLLEQFEIKYDERYIFKEPE; the protein is encoded by the coding sequence ATGTCGAACACCTACACTCAAATTCATATTCAATGCGTGATGGCGGTAAAATATAGGCAGGCGCTCATACAGCCTGAATGGAAAGATCAACTGCAAAAATATATCACCGGCATTGTACAAAATCACGGACATAAAGTTATCGCCATCGATAATATGCCTGATCATCTGCATTTATTCTTTGGCTTCAGGCCAAACCAATCCTTATCCGATCTTATGCGTATCGTCAAAGGCGAATCATCAGAATGGATCAACTTGCAGCGATTTACCCCGACAGTTTTCCGATGGCAGGAAGGCTATGGCGCATTTTCGTATTCGCGGTCACATGTACAACGTGTGACCAATTATGTGATGAAACAGGGAGAGCACCATAAAAAGCACACATTCCTGGAAGAATACCGGCAACTACTTGAGCAATTTGAAATAAAATATGATGAGCGTTATATCTTTAAAGAACCTGAATAA
- a CDS encoding sulfurtransferase — MSPIIELDELLSIAGKIILIDARAGADAYQRYLNGHLEGAQFADLDRDLAIKPEDPAYGGRHPLPAITDFSKTLGQWGITPASHVVVYDDKAAAFGGARLWWMLRAIGHDKVQVLNGGLKAAVDAGVKLSTEPYAVKTVADYPVPAGYDGTVDIKQVEEAAATADKMVIDVREAYRYFGESEPIDLVAGHIPGAVNMPYVLNLDTFGKYLSPGELKNSYEKLLGSVDPENVVVHCGSGVTACHTLLGMEYAGITGPKMYVGSWSEWSRRDMPIAKGE, encoded by the coding sequence ATGTCGCCAATAATTGAACTTGATGAACTGCTATCCATAGCAGGTAAAATAATCCTGATAGATGCCCGCGCAGGGGCCGATGCTTACCAGCGCTACCTCAACGGTCACCTTGAAGGTGCGCAATTTGCCGATCTCGACCGCGATCTTGCCATTAAACCGGAAGACCCTGCCTACGGCGGACGCCACCCGCTACCTGCTATCACCGATTTCTCCAAAACTTTAGGCCAATGGGGTATAACCCCCGCCAGCCATGTTGTGGTTTACGATGATAAAGCCGCTGCATTCGGCGGCGCAAGATTATGGTGGATGCTGCGGGCCATCGGTCACGATAAAGTACAGGTATTGAACGGCGGCCTGAAGGCTGCTGTTGATGCAGGCGTAAAGCTAAGCACGGAACCCTATGCAGTGAAAACGGTTGCCGATTATCCCGTGCCGGCCGGCTATGACGGCACAGTGGATATAAAGCAAGTAGAAGAAGCTGCAGCCACCGCTGATAAAATGGTGATCGATGTGCGTGAAGCTTACCGATACTTTGGTGAAAGCGAGCCGATAGACCTGGTGGCCGGCCATATCCCCGGTGCGGTAAACATGCCCTATGTACTTAACCTGGATACCTTTGGGAAATACCTGTCGCCCGGGGAGTTGAAAAACTCCTACGAAAAATTATTGGGTAGCGTTGATCCTGAAAATGTGGTTGTTCATTGCGGGTCGGGTGTTACGGCCTGCCATACCCTGCTGGGTATGGAGTATGCCGGCATCACGGGACCAAAAATGTACGTAGGATCGTGGAGCGAATGGTCGAGAAGGGATATGCCGATAGCCAAAGGCGAATAA
- a CDS encoding acetylxylan esterase, with amino-acid sequence MFDKLNYSIVKSSFRVLGLVMISLFWCAQHAWAQENEGGDVSTQVVAHDANAIFSGSAFFTFSVKNPLNTDQEGTVSYLVTTEKGDKVLDKSMHVKIDRNSNDSYDFHLPELKPGFYKINFMINVSDYDDTTRKAFGIKPQEIRSQYARPADFNQFWDNAKAELAKVKPGFKVTPLPKQNTDNREVFLIEMKSLDNYTIRGYLTVPKTKNKSRKFAVLLGLPGYQVSLDPMLGLDNDLAIITLNVRGQGNSRDEIDTRRDEYITYRIEDKNKYVMRGVIMDCVRCIDFIYSQKNLEHDNILVSGGSMGGYLALAVAGVDKRVNLCSAQNPILCDIRRLVGEVDWPVSSFRKYVATQPGLTLDKVLGNMDYYDAKNFAQNITCPTLMGIGLLDPFAPPNNEYSAFNVLQGKKRIMVFKNLAHEINEKYKELEGRWMRDTFALF; translated from the coding sequence ATGTTTGATAAGTTAAATTACAGCATAGTGAAAAGCTCATTCCGGGTATTAGGTCTCGTTATGATATCCCTTTTTTGGTGCGCGCAACATGCATGGGCCCAGGAAAACGAGGGCGGCGACGTAAGCACCCAGGTAGTGGCGCACGATGCCAATGCCATTTTCAGCGGATCGGCTTTTTTTACATTTTCGGTTAAAAACCCGTTGAATACCGACCAGGAAGGTACGGTGAGTTATTTGGTAACCACCGAAAAGGGCGATAAGGTGCTGGATAAAAGCATGCATGTAAAGATTGACCGCAACTCGAACGATAGCTATGATTTCCACCTGCCGGAACTGAAGCCGGGTTTCTACAAGATCAACTTCATGATCAATGTTTCGGATTATGATGATACCACCCGCAAGGCTTTCGGCATAAAGCCGCAGGAGATACGCTCGCAATATGCGCGCCCGGCCGACTTTAACCAGTTTTGGGATAACGCCAAAGCCGAACTGGCCAAAGTGAAGCCCGGCTTTAAAGTGACACCCCTGCCCAAACAGAATACGGATAACCGCGAAGTGTTCCTGATCGAAATGAAGTCGCTGGATAACTACACCATTCGCGGTTACCTCACCGTTCCGAAAACAAAAAACAAGAGCCGCAAATTTGCCGTGCTGCTGGGTTTGCCGGGATACCAGGTAAGCCTGGACCCAATGCTGGGTTTGGATAACGACCTGGCCATAATCACGCTGAATGTTCGGGGGCAGGGCAATAGCCGTGACGAAATAGATACACGACGCGATGAGTATATTACTTACCGCATCGAGGACAAAAATAAATACGTGATGCGTGGTGTGATAATGGATTGTGTGCGCTGCATCGACTTTATTTATTCCCAAAAAAATCTCGAACATGATAATATCCTGGTGTCGGGCGGTAGTATGGGCGGTTACCTGGCGCTGGCCGTAGCGGGGGTTGATAAACGCGTAAACCTTTGCTCTGCACAAAACCCCATCCTTTGCGATATACGCCGGTTGGTAGGGGAGGTTGACTGGCCGGTAAGCAGCTTCAGAAAGTATGTTGCAACGCAGCCCGGGCTTACGCTCGACAAAGTACTGGGCAATATGGACTATTATGACGCAAAAAACTTTGCACAAAATATTACCTGCCCCACGCTGATGGGTATCGGCTTGCTCGACCCATTTGCACCGCCGAATAACGAATATTCGGCCTTTAATGTGCTGCAGGGTAAAAAACGTATAATGGTGTTCAAAAACCTGGCGCACGAGATAAACGAGAAATACAAAGAACTGGAGGGTCGCTGGATGCGCGATACCTTTGCACTTTTTTAA